From Strix uralensis isolate ZFMK-TIS-50842 chromosome 1, bStrUra1, whole genome shotgun sequence, a single genomic window includes:
- the EVX1 gene encoding homeobox even-skipped homolog protein 1 — protein sequence METRKEMVMFLEGTQLGALVGKRAPNLSEAVGSPAPEPQEKMIHRNCLSPRPGPLSSRERGGGGGGGGGGGEDEEEVEVLPGTGTVPESRSAAAALLSAGQQPPASEPPASKGQQSSSDTESDFYEEIEVSCTPDCATGSAEYQHSKGPCSEALAGSPSSGGDHPKGSGGTGGSQGSLACSASDQMRRYRTAFTREQIARLEKEFYRENYVSRPRRCELAAALNLPETTIKVWFQNRRMKDKRQRLAMTWPHPADPAFYTYMMSHAAATGNLPYPFPSHLPLPYYSHMGIGATSASAATPFSAPLRPLDTFRVLSHPYPRPELLCAFRHPSLYPAPTHGLSSAGGNPCSCLACHSGQSNGLAQRPSGSDFTCSATTRTDSFLTFTPSVLSKATSVSMDQREEVPLTR from the exons ATGGAAACCAGGAAGGAGATGGTGATGTTTCTGGAAGGGACACAACTTGGCGCTCTAGTTGGCAAGAGGGCGCCTAATTTGTCCGAAGCAGTGGGGAGCCCCGCTCCGGAGCCGCAGGAGAAGATGATCCATCGGAACTGCCTCAGCCCCAGACCTGGCCCCTTATCGTCccgggagagaggaggaggaggaggaggaggaggtggcggagGAGAAGACGAAGAGGAGGTGGAGGTGCTGCCAGGGACAGGGACGGTGCCGGAGAGCCGCTCGGCGGCGGCAGCACTGCTTTCGGCCGGACAGCAGCCCCCCGCCTCGGAGCCCCCCGCCAGCAAAGGGCAGCAGAGCAGCTCGGACACCGAGTCGGATTTCTATGAGGAAATCGAGGTGAGCTGCACCCCGGACTGCGCCACGGGGAGCGCCGAGTACCAGCACAGCAAAG GGCCGTGCTCCGAGGCGCTGGCCGGCAGCCCCAGCAGCGGGGGGGATCACCCCAAGGGCAGCGGAGGCACCGGCGGCTCCCAGGGCTCGCTGGCCTGCAGCGCCAGCGACCAGATGCGCCGCTACCGCACCGCCTTCACCCGCGAGCAGATCGCCCGGCTGGAGAAGGAGTTTTACCGGGAGAACTACGTGTCCAGGCCCCGGAGATGCGAACTGGCGGCTGCTCTAAATCTGCCAGAAACCACCATCAAG gTTTGGTTCCAGAACCGCAGGATGAAGGACAAGCGGCAGCGCCTGGCCATGACCTGGCCTCACCCGGCCGACCCGGCGTTTTATACCTACATGATGAGCCACGCGGCCGCCACCGGCAACTTGCCCTACCCGTTCCCGTCCCACCTGCCCCTGCCCTACTACTCCCACATGGGCATCGGCGCCACCTCGGCCTCCGCCGCCACCCCCTTCAGTGCCCCCCTGAGGCCGCTGGACACCTTCAGGGTCCTCTCCCACCCCTACCCGAGACCAGAACTGCTGTGCGCCTTCAGGCATCCCTCTCTCTACCCCGCCCCGACTCATGGACTCAGCAGCGCCGGGGGCaacccctgctcctgcctggcttgCCACAGCGGCCAGTCCAACGGTCTGGCGCAGAGACCCTCCGGCTCAGACTTTACCTGTTCGGCCACGACCAGGACTGACTCTTTCCTCACTTTCACGCCCTCTGTGCTGAGCAAAGCCACCTCAGTTTCCATGGACCAGCGAGAAGAAGTACCTTTAACGAGATAA